The following nucleotide sequence is from Candidatus Eisenbacteria bacterium.
TCGTAGAAGGCCCCCAGGACGTGCTGGCCGTTGTCTTGGATCTCGCCCGTTCTGGGATCGGTCCAGGAGGTGGCACGCCCGCCGGGGCGCTGCCGCGTTTCGAGCACGAGCACCCTCGCGCCCCGCTCCGCGAGCGCGGTCGCCGCAGCGACACCGGCGAATCCCGCCCCCACGACGACGACCTCCGGGTGGAGGCTCATCGAACCGCGTGGGCGGCGAGGATGGCGCTCCCGGCGATCCAGGCTCGCTCGCGGAAGGGAACGCGCATTTGGCGGCGAAAGACGTCGAATCCAGACGATTCGATCCGGGCGAGCAAACGCTGGTAGATCCGGCCCATGATCTCGGCCGCCAGGATCCGCTTGGGATCGAGAGCGGCCGCCTCGTGGGCCGCGGCGGCGAAAAATCCCCGAGCGCGCGCGGCTTGGAAGCGCATCAATTCGTGGAATGCGTCGTTCCGCTCTCGCCGCGCGAATGCGTCCTCCGGGTAGCCGAAGGCTCGGAGGTCTTCTCCCGGGAGATAGATCCTTCCGCGCGCGTGATCCGATCCTAGATCGCGGAGAATGTTCGTGAGCTGGAGCGCCAGCCCGAGATTCTCGGCGTACGCTCTCCCCCGCTCTTCCTCGTCGCCGAAAATGCGCAGGCAGATGAGCCCCACGACGGAGGCCACGCGGTAGCAGTAGCGCCGGAGCTCCTCGAAGGTCGCGTAGCGAAGATGGGTGAGATCCATCTCTACACCGGATAAGAGCTCTTCCAGGTAGAGGCGCGGAATGCGGAACCGCCGGAGGTGCGGCCGCAGCGCGCGTGCGGCGGGCTCCAGCGGCTCTCCCTCATAGCACGCGGCGACTTCGCCGCGCCAGCGCAGGATCTCCTCCCGCGCGCGATCTCGATCCGGCTCCTCGTCCACGCTGTCGTCGACCTCCCGGCTGAACGTGTGCACCGCGCGGATTGCATCGCGCTGGTCGGGGGGGAGCGCGTGGAACGCGAGCGCGAAATGGGTGTCCCTCGATGACCCGCGCGCGTTAGCCATCGAGCCCGATGAGTGCTCGAATCGCGATCCCCGCCCGGGCGGGGCCGCTCAACTTCGGCCTCCGCTCGAGCACACGCCAGCCGAGGCGCTCGGTCGCCCGGAGGATCGCCAGGCCACCGGCGATGGTCGCGCGCAGGTGGATCGAGAGTAGAAGAGGGGTCGCGCGGACGACCGGGGCGCCTCGGGCGAAGAGGTCCC
It contains:
- a CDS encoding squalene synthase HpnD, which produces MANARGSSRDTHFALAFHALPPDQRDAIRAVHTFSREVDDSVDEEPDRDRAREEILRWRGEVAACYEGEPLEPAARALRPHLRRFRIPRLYLEELLSGVEMDLTHLRYATFEELRRYCYRVASVVGLICLRIFGDEEERGRAYAENLGLALQLTNILRDLGSDHARGRIYLPGEDLRAFGYPEDAFARRERNDAFHELMRFQAARARGFFAAAAHEAAALDPKRILAAEIMGRIYQRLLARIESSGFDVFRRQMRVPFRERAWIAGSAILAAHAVR